Proteins from a single region of Hordeum vulgare subsp. vulgare chromosome 6H, MorexV3_pseudomolecules_assembly, whole genome shotgun sequence:
- the LOC123401382 gene encoding glucose-6-phosphate 1-dehydrogenase, cytoplasmic isoform-like, translating into MSGGSGVSSPSLGRISTSSLSDLQDLELSSESGCLSIVVLGASGDLAKKKTFPALFNLFQQGFIQSGEVHIFGYARSDMSDDGLREHIRGYLKGSSDEHLSQFLQLIKYVSGSYDNGTGFELLNKTISENETSENNQPGNARRLFYLALPPSVYPSVCKMIRSYCMTPSSHTGWTRVIVEKPFGKDLDSAEELSAQLGELFDEEQLYRIDHYLGKELVQNLLVLRFANRFFLPLWNRDNIDNVQIVFREDFGTDGRGGYFDQYGIIRDIIQNHLLQVFCLVAMEKPVSLSPEHIRDEKVKVLQSVSSIKHDEVVLGQYDGYKDDPTVPNESNTPTFASVVLRVHNERWDGVPFVLKAGKALSSKKAEIRVQFKDAPGDIFRCKKQGRNEFVIRLQPSEAMYMKLTVKKPGLEMATEQSELDLSYGLRYQDIKIPEAYERLILDTIRGDQQHFVRRDELKAAWQIFTPLLHDIDSGRFKALPYQPGTRGPPEADELSKRTGYVPTLGYVWAPPTLAKF; encoded by the exons ATGTCAGGAGGATCGGGTGTATCTTCACCATCATTGGGACGAATTAGCACGAGTTCTTTGTCAGACTTGCAGGACTTGGAGCTTTCTTCAGAGTCTGGCTGCTTGTCCATTGTTGTACTAGGTGCTTCTGGGGACCTTGCTAAAAAGAAAACTTTCCCGGCACTCTTTAACCTTTTTCAACAG GGATTTATACAATCTGGGGAAGTCCATATATTTGGGTATGCGAGATCAGATATGTCTGATGACGGGTTAAGAGAACACATTCGTGG ATATCTCAAAGGATCTTCAGATGAACATCTTTCACAATTTTTGCAATTG ATTAAATATGTTAGTGGTTCATATGATAATGGGACAGGATTTGAATTGCTAAACAAGACAATCTCTGAGAATGAAACATCAGAGAACAACCAACCAGGAAACGCCCGTAGACTATTTTATTTGGCATTACCTCCTTCAGTCTACCCCTCAGTATGCAAAATGATAAGATCATATTGCATGACTCCAT CCTCTCATACTGGTTGGACAAGAGTTATTGTTGAAAAGCCCTTCGGAAAGGATTTAGACTCTGCTGAGGAATTGAGTGCCCAACTTGGAGAGCTTTTCGATGAAGAACAACTATATAGAATTGACCACTATTTAGGAAAGGAGTTAGTCCAAAACTTG CTGGTGCTTCGCTTTGCAAATCGCTTCTTTCTGCCCCTCTGGAATCGTGATAACATTGATAACGTACAG ATTGTATTCCGGGAGGACTTTGGAACTGATGGACGTGGAGGATATTTTGATCAATATGG TATCATTCGGGATATTATTCAGAACCATTTGCTGCAG GTCTTTTGTTTGGTAGCCATGGAAAAGCCTGTCTCTCTTAGTCCTGAGCACATACGAGATGAGAAAGTCAAG GTTCTGCAATCAGTGAGCTCTATAAAGCATGACGAGGTAGTCCTTGGGCAATATGATGGCTACAAGGATGATCCAACAGTGCCAAATGAATCCAACACACCTACTTTTGCATCCGTTGTGCTGAGGGTACACAATGAGAGATGGGATG GAGTTCCTTTCGTCCTTAAGGCTGGTAAAGCACTAAGCTCTAAGAAAGCAGAGATACGTGTGCAGTTCAAGGATGCTCCAGGCGATATTTTTAGAT GCAAGAAACAAGGAAGAAATGAATTTGTCATACGCCTGCAGCCATCGGAAGCCATGTATATGAAATTAACT GTAAAGAAACCAGGGCTCGAAATGGCAACAGAACAAAGCGAGCTGGATTTATCCTACGGGCTACGGTACCAAGATATAAAAATCCCAGAAGCATACGAGCGTCTTATCTTGGACAC GATAAGAGGTGACCAGCAGCACTTTGTTCGCCGAGACGAGCTGAAG GCTGCCTGGCAGATCTTCACTCCCTTGTTGCACGACATCGATAGTGGCAGGTTCAAGGCTCTACCATACCAACCGGGAACCCGGGGTCCTCCGGAGGCCGATGAGTTGAGCAAGAGGACGGGGTACGTGCCGACTCTTGGCTATGTCTGGGCACCACCAACCCTTGCAAAGTTTTAG